In one window of Fodinibius salicampi DNA:
- a CDS encoding type II 3-dehydroquinate dehydratase, which translates to MKLIVLNGPNLNMLGTRDPEHYGSDTLGDIEGLLANSFPDIEFIFFQSNLEGELVEKIQSLLHGNVDGVIANFGGYSHTSVAIRDALDLLSIPIVEVHLSNIHAREAFREQTLTGAVADGIITGFGKQSYVLGVHAMQELVK; encoded by the coding sequence ATGAAGCTAATCGTACTCAATGGTCCCAACCTGAACATGCTGGGAACGCGTGATCCGGAACATTATGGCTCGGATACCCTTGGAGATATTGAAGGATTACTGGCCAATAGTTTCCCGGATATTGAATTTATCTTCTTTCAAAGTAATCTGGAAGGAGAATTGGTAGAAAAGATACAGTCGCTTTTACATGGAAACGTTGATGGCGTTATAGCAAATTTTGGCGGATATTCGCATACATCCGTAGCTATTCGTGATGCCCTTGATCTGCTTAGTATTCCGATTGTAGAGGTACATCTGTCGAATATACATGCAAGGGAAGCGTTTCGCGAGCAAACGCTCACCGGAGCTGTGGCCGATGGTATAATCACCGGTTTCGGAAAACAGAGTTATGTGTTGGGAGTACACGCTATGCAAGAGCTTGTCAAGTAG
- a CDS encoding NYN domain-containing protein: protein MGNKIGIFVDAVNVTMNGGFGLRYDILRKFAGRDGSIPSRMNVYLAYDQQRVEEDESYREKTERFSEVLRDFEYKVIKRPMQYYEDEETGEIITKSTVDMDMAVDIVTQADQLDKIVLLTNNGSYVSVVKAAQQKGTRVELVGFDDMSPELRKEADMYISGYLIPGLLPIESPYGWGEIGSRVRGVCYDFAHNEGYGFLRYLVRLNENLWITDSRFDESPYRTVFAHVSQFEENLDTDFLPSRHLIFEFDLIENDKGLVAENIELVSAP, encoded by the coding sequence ATGGGAAATAAGATCGGCATTTTTGTTGATGCAGTAAATGTAACCATGAATGGTGGCTTTGGCTTACGTTATGATATTTTACGTAAATTTGCGGGCCGCGATGGAAGTATTCCTTCTCGGATGAATGTATATTTGGCATACGATCAGCAGAGAGTAGAAGAAGATGAATCCTATCGCGAGAAAACAGAAAGATTTAGTGAAGTACTTCGGGATTTTGAGTATAAGGTCATTAAGCGGCCGATGCAGTACTACGAAGACGAAGAAACGGGAGAGATCATTACTAAGTCTACGGTAGATATGGACATGGCCGTCGATATTGTAACACAGGCCGACCAACTGGATAAGATTGTTTTGCTTACCAATAACGGTAGCTATGTAAGCGTCGTTAAGGCCGCACAGCAAAAGGGAACACGGGTTGAGCTAGTGGGATTCGATGATATGTCGCCCGAGCTTCGCAAAGAGGCGGATATGTATATTTCCGGTTATCTGATACCGGGATTGCTTCCGATTGAGTCACCTTATGGCTGGGGAGAAATAGGCTCGCGCGTGCGGGGCGTCTGCTATGATTTTGCACATAATGAGGGGTATGGTTTTCTCCGCTATCTGGTCAGGTTGAATGAAAACTTGTGGATTACAGATTCTCGCTTTGATGAGTCGCCCTATCGAACGGTGTTTGCCCATGTGTCTCAATTCGAGGAGAATTTGGATACCGACTTTTTACCGAGTCGACATCTCATTTTTGAATTTGATCTGATTGAAAACGATAAGGGACTGGTAGCTGAAAATATTGAGCTCGTCAGTGCGCCATAA
- a CDS encoding HIT family protein, with product MATIFTKIIEGEIPCHKVAETEEHIAFLDINPIAEGHTLVVPKKEVDYFFDLPDKLMQRTMDFSRTIAHAIDEALDPLRTGVIIQGLEVPHAHVHLIPLYKTHQVMALGHNVEVSDERMKKLADQIGDEVKI from the coding sequence ATGGCTACTATATTTACTAAAATTATTGAAGGGGAGATTCCCTGTCACAAGGTCGCAGAAACCGAGGAGCATATTGCTTTTTTAGATATTAATCCTATAGCAGAGGGTCATACACTGGTGGTTCCCAAAAAGGAGGTTGATTATTTTTTTGATTTGCCGGATAAGCTAATGCAACGCACAATGGATTTTTCCCGAACCATCGCTCATGCTATAGACGAGGCTTTAGATCCACTGCGGACCGGTGTAATTATACAGGGCTTGGAGGTTCCTCATGCCCATGTACACCTTATTCCATTATATAAAACACACCAGGTAATGGCTCTTGGTCATAACGTAGAAGTTTCTGACGAGCGCATGAAAAAGTTGGCCGACCAAATTGGTGATGAGGTGAAAATATGA
- the ftsH gene encoding ATP-dependent zinc metalloprotease FtsH: MADQQKQSPNNNPKGNKNKKGPGRRFQYSFYWIIFATLLAFWIFSSQEGGLFGGPPNIDYSTFREQIQSGNVERVTVQGDQVKGKLKQEVPLKAAEEDTTNYSNFTTYLPSFGDDKLMDMLEANNVEVQTLPPSNFDWWTILIWGIPLAFLVIIGLQFFRQMRMQGQNMFKIGQSKAKLQDAEKVDTTFDDVAGLEGAKTELQEIVSFLKNPNQFDSLGGEIPKGLLMVGPPGTGKTLLARAVAGEAKVPYFTITGSDFMEMFVGVGAKRVRDMFEKAKEKEPAIIFIDEIDSIGRKRGAGVGGGHDEREQTLNQLLAELDGFEPNEGVVVIAATNRPDILDKALLRPGRFDRQITVHLPTQEHRAEILKIHAKNKKLSDEIDIEEIARSTPGFSGADLQNLLNEAALIAARHKRKAVEQQDVDQARDKVMMGLKREGIRLSDHEKKLLAYHEAGHAVVAAVLPNTDPIHKVTVIPRGKAMGVTIQMPEKEKLLYEKKYMLDRMAVMMGGRAAENLIFDTATSGAENDLKQITKLARKMVLDWGMSDKFNNIAFGGQREQVFLGEQMGSQQDFSDSTAREIDQEVHQILKTAYERALEAITEHRDILDRLADELIEHEEVSGKLVMKWLNGEEGEEEEVGKGEEETDEKDKN; encoded by the coding sequence ATGGCCGATCAGCAGAAGCAGTCTCCGAATAACAATCCAAAGGGGAATAAAAATAAGAAAGGTCCAGGCAGAAGATTCCAGTACTCTTTTTATTGGATTATTTTCGCTACCCTGCTTGCCTTCTGGATTTTCAGTTCTCAGGAAGGAGGTCTTTTTGGCGGACCTCCCAACATTGACTACAGTACTTTCCGTGAACAAATTCAATCCGGCAATGTAGAACGGGTAACCGTTCAGGGTGATCAAGTTAAAGGCAAACTTAAGCAGGAAGTTCCACTCAAGGCTGCAGAAGAAGATACAACCAACTACAGTAACTTTACCACCTACCTCCCCTCTTTTGGTGACGATAAGCTAATGGATATGCTTGAAGCCAATAACGTGGAAGTTCAAACCCTGCCCCCCAGCAATTTCGACTGGTGGACGATTCTTATCTGGGGAATTCCCCTGGCTTTCCTCGTAATCATCGGACTCCAGTTCTTCCGCCAGATGCGCATGCAGGGACAAAATATGTTTAAAATCGGTCAGTCTAAGGCCAAGCTGCAGGATGCCGAAAAGGTTGATACTACTTTTGATGACGTGGCCGGTCTTGAAGGAGCTAAAACCGAACTGCAGGAAATTGTCAGCTTTCTCAAAAATCCCAATCAATTTGATTCTCTTGGGGGCGAAATCCCTAAAGGACTGCTGATGGTAGGGCCTCCGGGGACCGGTAAAACCCTGTTAGCCCGGGCGGTCGCTGGTGAAGCAAAAGTACCTTACTTTACGATTACGGGTTCTGATTTTATGGAAATGTTTGTCGGAGTAGGTGCAAAGCGGGTACGCGACATGTTTGAAAAAGCCAAGGAGAAAGAACCTGCGATCATATTTATTGATGAAATTGACTCCATTGGACGTAAACGAGGGGCCGGCGTCGGCGGGGGACATGATGAACGTGAACAGACTCTTAACCAGCTACTAGCCGAACTAGACGGATTTGAACCTAACGAGGGCGTAGTCGTTATTGCAGCTACCAATCGGCCTGATATCCTGGATAAAGCGCTACTTCGTCCCGGACGTTTTGACCGGCAAATAACGGTTCACCTGCCTACCCAGGAACACCGTGCTGAAATATTGAAAATACACGCCAAGAATAAGAAGCTTTCTGATGAAATTGACATAGAGGAAATTGCCCGCTCTACGCCCGGATTTAGCGGAGCTGATTTGCAAAACCTTCTTAATGAAGCTGCTCTCATCGCTGCCAGACACAAGCGCAAGGCTGTTGAACAACAGGATGTGGACCAGGCACGGGACAAAGTCATGATGGGCTTGAAACGTGAAGGGATTCGCCTGTCGGACCATGAGAAAAAACTACTGGCTTATCACGAAGCGGGACACGCTGTTGTAGCAGCGGTATTGCCTAATACGGATCCCATTCATAAAGTCACTGTTATTCCACGCGGGAAGGCGATGGGTGTGACTATACAAATGCCGGAAAAAGAAAAACTGCTGTATGAAAAAAAATATATGCTTGATCGCATGGCAGTGATGATGGGTGGACGCGCCGCTGAAAATCTTATCTTTGATACTGCAACCAGTGGCGCTGAAAATGATCTAAAACAAATTACCAAGCTGGCCCGCAAGATGGTTCTCGACTGGGGCATGAGCGATAAATTTAACAATATTGCTTTCGGTGGTCAGCGCGAACAGGTTTTTCTCGGCGAACAGATGGGAAGTCAACAGGATTTCAGTGACAGTACGGCTCGGGAAATTGATCAGGAGGTTCATCAAATTCTCAAAACAGCCTATGAACGTGCGTTAGAAGCCATTACCGAACACCGTGATATCCTCGACCGTCTCGCAGATGAACTGATCGAGCATGAAGAAGTCTCCGGAAAGTTAGTAATGAAGTGGCTTAACGGCGAGGAGGGAGAGGAAGAAGAAGTTGGAAAAGGCGAGGAGGAAACAGACGAAAAGGATAAAAATTAA
- a CDS encoding lipopolysaccharide biosynthesis protein codes for MKKLKELLSDTLIYGISSVLARFINYLLVPFYTDVFEREQYGVVGLVYSGIMFLNVIFTFGMESAYLRYAKDREKAKDVFKTIQAGLLVAATVLAVALWFSAPVLMPLMSLGPETENFYLFMIGILWFDTMCIVPFAELRLVRKSVLFAVLRTGNVLINIGLNFYLILGLGWGIQAVFVANLVASGVTTLVLWIITSDMLRGDIKQILFKKALKFGLPFVPAGLGYAINESLDRFLLNNYLSLDTIHQLYGAGFTHEAVVGVYNACYKLGVFMLLLVQMFRMAWQPFFLRHADDPDSKALYRDVFRYFNCVAGVCFLIVALFVDQIVQIKVPILDAYIIGKDYWMGLEIVPLLLAAYWFQGWYMNFSAGIFIKEETKVLPVITLIGAGITIAANLILIPYLGMMGSATATLISYASMALLLYYQSVKVYKVDYDLGRGLGMILLAVFCLLIQPYVGEWLGLEWISRPIMLFIGTAGFILFAWPASK; via the coding sequence TTGAAAAAACTTAAAGAATTACTTTCCGACACGCTAATTTATGGTATCAGCAGCGTGTTGGCTCGGTTTATTAATTACCTGTTGGTTCCGTTTTATACGGATGTATTTGAGCGGGAACAGTATGGTGTTGTTGGACTGGTTTATTCGGGAATTATGTTCCTGAATGTGATTTTTACTTTTGGCATGGAGTCGGCCTATCTGCGTTATGCCAAAGACCGAGAAAAAGCCAAAGATGTTTTCAAGACGATACAAGCAGGATTGTTAGTTGCTGCAACGGTACTGGCAGTTGCATTGTGGTTTTCTGCTCCAGTATTGATGCCGCTAATGAGCCTTGGTCCTGAGACCGAGAACTTTTACTTGTTTATGATCGGTATCCTTTGGTTTGATACCATGTGTATTGTGCCTTTTGCCGAGCTGCGCCTGGTTCGTAAATCAGTTTTATTTGCCGTTCTGCGAACCGGAAACGTGCTGATAAATATTGGACTCAATTTCTATCTAATCTTGGGTTTGGGATGGGGCATTCAAGCCGTTTTTGTAGCAAATCTGGTAGCTTCGGGCGTTACTACACTGGTTCTTTGGATTATCACATCCGATATGCTTCGTGGGGATATCAAACAAATACTGTTCAAGAAAGCATTAAAGTTCGGTCTGCCATTCGTGCCGGCCGGACTGGGCTATGCCATTAATGAGAGTCTCGACCGCTTCTTGCTTAACAATTATCTGTCGCTGGATACCATCCACCAGCTTTATGGAGCTGGATTTACCCACGAAGCCGTTGTTGGAGTCTATAATGCTTGCTATAAACTCGGGGTCTTTATGTTATTGCTGGTTCAGATGTTTCGGATGGCCTGGCAGCCCTTTTTCCTTCGCCATGCTGATGATCCCGATTCTAAAGCTTTATATCGAGATGTCTTTCGCTATTTTAACTGTGTTGCGGGAGTTTGCTTTTTGATTGTAGCACTTTTTGTCGATCAGATTGTTCAGATTAAAGTCCCCATACTGGATGCTTATATTATTGGAAAGGATTATTGGATGGGACTCGAAATCGTGCCTTTGCTGCTCGCGGCCTACTGGTTTCAGGGGTGGTATATGAATTTTTCAGCGGGCATATTTATTAAGGAGGAAACAAAAGTACTGCCTGTTATTACCCTTATTGGTGCTGGTATAACCATTGCTGCCAATCTCATACTTATCCCCTATCTGGGGATGATGGGGTCGGCTACGGCTACGCTTATTAGTTATGCTTCGATGGCATTACTGTTGTACTACCAGAGTGTTAAGGTTTATAAAGTAGACTATGATTTGGGACGGGGTTTGGGCATGATTTTGCTGGCCGTTTTTTGCCTGCTCATTCAGCCTTATGTGGGAGAGTGGCTTGGCTTGGAATGGATAAGCCGGCCAATCATGTTATTTATTGGTACAGCAGGCTTTATACTTTTTGCATGGCCTGCATCGAAATAA